The Acinetobacter pittii genome contains a region encoding:
- the fadB gene encoding fatty acid oxidation complex subunit alpha FadB, which produces MIHAGNAITVQMLSDGIAEFRFDLQGESVNKFNRATIEDFQAAIAAVKANNDIKGLVVTSGKSTFIVGADITEFGENFAQGEKAIVDWLMPVHEIFNSFEDLEIPKVAAINGMALGGGFEMCLVCDYRVMSEAAQVGLPEIKLGIYPGFGGSVRLSRLIGIDNAVEWMAMAAPKKPAAALKDGAVDAVVAADKLLEAATDLVKQAISGRLNWKAKRQEKLEAVKLNPLEQMMAFNTAKGAVLAKANPAQYPAPKLLLDSLQAGASLARDEALKAEAEGFAKAAITPQAGALIGLFLNDQVVKKTAKKHEKGAHPVNQAAVLGAGIMGGGIAYQAASKGTPIIMKDIGNPQLALGMKEANSLLTKQVERKKMKPAQMGETLARIRPTLSYDEFKEVDIVIEAVTENPKVKEIVLADTEKNVRENTIIASNTSTISITRLAKALQRPENFVGMHFFNPVHMMPLVEVIRGEKTSEEAIATTVVLAQKMGKTPIVVNDCPGFLVNRVLFPYFGAFDLLVKDGADFQQVDNVMSKFGWPMGPAYLIDVVGIDTGVHGAEVMAEGFPDRMKPDYKGSIQAMYEAKRLGQKNDVGFYKYELDKKGKKAKTVDPTAYEIIAPFVTGEKREFDNQEIIDRMMLAFCNETVRCLEDNIVATAAEADMAMIMGVGFPPFRGGPCRYIDQTGVAEYVALCDKYAHLGKAYEAPQMLRDMAANNKKFYG; this is translated from the coding sequence ATGATCCACGCTGGCAATGCCATTACCGTCCAAATGCTTTCGGACGGAATTGCAGAATTCCGCTTTGACTTACAAGGTGAGTCGGTCAATAAATTTAACCGTGCAACAATTGAAGATTTCCAAGCTGCTATTGCTGCGGTAAAAGCAAATAATGATATTAAAGGCTTAGTTGTTACCTCGGGTAAATCAACATTTATTGTTGGGGCAGACATTACCGAATTTGGTGAAAACTTCGCACAAGGCGAAAAAGCGATTGTTGACTGGCTTATGCCTGTTCACGAAATCTTCAATAGCTTTGAAGATTTAGAAATTCCAAAAGTTGCTGCTATTAACGGTATGGCGTTAGGCGGCGGTTTTGAAATGTGTTTAGTTTGTGACTATCGTGTGATGTCAGAAGCTGCACAAGTGGGCTTACCGGAAATTAAACTTGGTATCTACCCAGGTTTCGGCGGTAGCGTACGTTTAAGCCGTCTGATCGGTATCGACAACGCGGTTGAATGGATGGCGATGGCTGCTCCTAAAAAACCGGCTGCTGCTCTAAAAGATGGTGCTGTAGATGCGGTTGTAGCTGCTGATAAATTACTTGAAGCTGCAACTGACTTAGTTAAGCAAGCAATTTCTGGTCGTTTAAACTGGAAAGCAAAACGTCAAGAAAAACTTGAAGCTGTAAAATTGAACCCGCTTGAACAAATGATGGCGTTCAATACTGCAAAAGGTGCAGTACTAGCGAAGGCAAATCCTGCTCAATACCCTGCTCCAAAATTATTACTTGATTCATTACAAGCGGGTGCAAGCCTTGCGCGTGACGAAGCATTAAAAGCTGAAGCGGAAGGTTTTGCAAAAGCTGCGATTACGCCACAAGCTGGTGCATTGATTGGTTTATTCCTCAATGATCAAGTTGTTAAGAAAACTGCTAAAAAACATGAAAAAGGTGCACACCCTGTAAACCAAGCAGCTGTACTTGGTGCTGGTATCATGGGTGGTGGTATTGCTTACCAAGCAGCAAGCAAAGGTACACCAATTATCATGAAAGATATTGGTAATCCACAACTTGCTCTAGGTATGAAAGAAGCAAACAGCTTGTTAACTAAACAAGTTGAACGCAAGAAAATGAAACCTGCGCAAATGGGTGAAACCCTTGCACGTATCCGTCCTACTTTAAGCTACGATGAGTTTAAAGAAGTTGATATCGTGATCGAAGCAGTTACAGAAAATCCAAAAGTAAAAGAAATCGTTCTTGCAGACACTGAAAAGAATGTTCGTGAAAATACGATTATTGCTTCTAATACTTCTACGATTTCAATCACGCGTTTAGCAAAAGCATTACAACGTCCTGAAAACTTCGTTGGTATGCACTTCTTCAACCCAGTTCACATGATGCCGCTTGTAGAAGTAATTCGTGGTGAAAAGACTTCTGAAGAAGCGATTGCGACTACTGTTGTTCTTGCTCAAAAAATGGGTAAAACACCAATCGTTGTAAACGACTGCCCAGGGTTCTTAGTTAACCGTGTATTGTTCCCTTACTTCGGTGCGTTCGACCTTCTTGTAAAAGACGGTGCAGACTTCCAACAAGTTGACAATGTAATGTCTAAGTTTGGCTGGCCAATGGGTCCTGCTTACCTCATCGACGTTGTAGGTATCGACACAGGTGTACATGGCGCAGAAGTCATGGCTGAAGGTTTCCCAGACCGTATGAAGCCAGACTACAAAGGTTCAATCCAAGCAATGTACGAAGCTAAACGTCTTGGTCAAAAGAATGACGTTGGTTTCTACAAATACGAACTCGATAAGAAAGGCAAGAAAGCAAAAACTGTTGATCCAACAGCGTATGAAATCATTGCTCCTTTCGTCACTGGTGAAAAACGCGAGTTTGATAACCAAGAAATCATTGACCGCATGATGCTTGCTTTCTGTAACGAAACAGTTCGTTGCTTAGAAGACAACATCGTTGCAACTGCTGCTGAAGCAGACATGGCAATGATTATGGGTGTAGGTTTCCCTCCATTCCGTGGTGGTCCATGTCGTTATATCGACCAGACTGGTGTTGCTGAATATGTTGCACTTTGCGACAAATATGCACACTTAGGTAAGGCTTATGAAGCGCCACAAATGTTGCGCGACATGGCTGCTAACAACAAAAAATTCTACGGTTAA
- the pgsA gene encoding CDP-diacylglycerol--glycerol-3-phosphate 3-phosphatidyltransferase, with the protein MTTGRILNIPNILTLARIALIPVFLVIAYWPPAMGIGEHEGSMSRHIILTAIFVFAAITDWFDGYLARTLNQTSAFGRFLDPVADKLMVAAALIVLVQWNPTISMAFAAIVIISREITVSALREWMAELGARTSVAVSTVGKYKTAFQMIAISVFLLNWQPLEMLAYALLYTAVILTLWSMFIYLKAAWPYLKQP; encoded by the coding sequence ATGACCACAGGGCGAATCCTGAATATCCCAAATATCCTAACATTAGCGCGTATCGCGCTTATTCCTGTATTTTTGGTGATCGCGTATTGGCCCCCTGCAATGGGTATTGGTGAGCATGAAGGAAGTATGAGTCGTCATATTATCTTGACGGCTATTTTTGTGTTTGCTGCTATTACCGATTGGTTTGATGGCTATTTGGCACGAACTTTAAACCAGACTTCAGCATTTGGCCGTTTTTTAGATCCGGTTGCAGATAAGCTCATGGTGGCGGCTGCACTGATTGTTTTAGTGCAGTGGAATCCAACCATTTCAATGGCTTTTGCCGCAATTGTTATTATTTCACGGGAAATTACAGTTTCTGCTTTACGTGAATGGATGGCAGAACTTGGCGCACGAACCAGTGTGGCAGTATCAACGGTAGGTAAATATAAAACAGCCTTTCAGATGATTGCCATTAGTGTGTTCTTACTCAATTGGCAGCCGTTAGAAATGCTTGCCTATGCTTTGTTATATACAGCGGTCATTTTAACTTTATGGTCTATGTTTATTTACCTCAAAGCAGCTTGGCCTTATTTAAAGCAGCCTTAA
- the uvrC gene encoding excinuclease ABC subunit UvrC, which translates to MNQNARPHIEKILANMTQLPGVYKMLGKEGELLYVGKAKNLKNRVSSYFIKTIEHPKTQALVARIYDIETLVTRSETEALLLEQNLIKQHRPPYNIMLRDDKSYVYIFVSADKPYPRLASGRGKGKHQIGKFFGPYPSAYSARDTLLVLQKLFNVRQCENSYFSQRKRPCLQYQIKRCSAPCVGLISPEDYKEDVNNSIRFLQGDTKELNQELIAKMEQAAAELEFEKAVFYRDRLSLLREVQAQQAVFKVKGEADILAIAYQAGVTCVQIMYVRNGRMLGGKSYFPDMLGDDLGQMLSDFMANFYFQVADEVPNELIVNIALPDCKELEDALAQQFGKKVQIKSNVRETRAEWLELAEMNVQHAIKGQLSNHLELNERFHQLEQVVGRPVDRIECFDISHTMGEAPIASCVVFDQGGARKRDYRQFAIQDITAGDDYAAMRQALTRRYKKAILPDLLLIDGGKGQLHMAMEVMQELGLDAFMVGVSKGEGRKPGLETLHFTDGTKIQLPEDHKALHLIQQVRDEAHRFAITKHRAKRDKRRSTSVLEAIPGLGPKRRRDLLTHFGGIQGVLKASEKELTLVPGFGEMMARTIYKILHE; encoded by the coding sequence GTGAATCAAAACGCTCGTCCTCATATTGAAAAAATTTTAGCCAACATGACCCAGCTTCCAGGTGTTTATAAAATGCTAGGGAAGGAGGGTGAATTGTTATATGTCGGCAAAGCAAAAAATCTAAAAAATCGGGTGTCGAGTTATTTTATTAAAACGATTGAGCATCCTAAAACGCAAGCTTTAGTTGCACGAATTTATGATATTGAAACTTTGGTTACTCGTTCAGAAACTGAAGCTTTACTCCTAGAACAAAACTTAATTAAACAGCATCGCCCGCCGTATAACATTATGCTGCGGGACGATAAGTCTTATGTCTATATTTTTGTTTCGGCTGATAAACCTTATCCTCGGCTTGCCAGTGGACGTGGTAAAGGTAAGCACCAAATTGGTAAGTTTTTTGGCCCCTATCCAAGTGCCTATAGTGCACGCGATACGTTACTGGTTTTGCAAAAACTTTTTAATGTACGTCAGTGTGAAAATAGCTATTTCTCACAGCGCAAGCGTCCATGTTTGCAATATCAAATCAAGCGGTGTTCAGCTCCGTGCGTAGGTCTGATTTCGCCCGAGGATTATAAAGAAGACGTTAATAATAGTATTCGCTTTTTGCAAGGTGATACCAAAGAGCTTAATCAAGAGCTCATTGCCAAAATGGAACAAGCAGCGGCTGAGCTTGAATTTGAAAAAGCTGTTTTTTACCGTGATCGTTTATCTTTATTGCGTGAAGTACAAGCCCAACAAGCCGTATTTAAAGTCAAAGGCGAAGCAGATATTCTGGCAATTGCATATCAGGCAGGCGTTACATGCGTCCAAATTATGTATGTACGCAATGGGCGAATGCTGGGTGGAAAAAGTTATTTCCCAGACATGCTCGGTGATGATCTTGGGCAAATGCTGAGTGACTTTATGGCGAACTTTTACTTTCAAGTTGCAGATGAAGTTCCCAATGAGCTTATCGTAAATATTGCTTTACCTGACTGTAAAGAATTAGAAGATGCGTTGGCGCAGCAGTTTGGCAAAAAGGTTCAGATTAAGAGTAATGTTCGAGAAACTCGTGCCGAGTGGTTAGAGTTAGCCGAAATGAACGTTCAACATGCCATTAAAGGGCAATTGAGTAATCATTTAGAACTGAATGAACGTTTCCATCAGTTAGAGCAAGTAGTGGGAAGACCTGTCGATCGTATTGAGTGTTTTGATATTAGTCACACCATGGGTGAAGCTCCAATTGCCTCATGTGTCGTGTTTGACCAAGGTGGGGCACGTAAGCGCGACTATCGCCAATTTGCGATTCAAGACATTACAGCAGGCGATGACTATGCTGCTATGCGTCAAGCTTTAACACGACGTTATAAAAAGGCCATATTGCCTGATTTGCTGTTGATTGATGGTGGTAAAGGCCAACTCCATATGGCGATGGAGGTTATGCAAGAGCTTGGGCTAGATGCTTTTATGGTGGGTGTATCTAAAGGTGAAGGGCGTAAACCCGGACTTGAAACTCTACATTTTACTGATGGCACAAAAATCCAGTTGCCAGAAGACCATAAGGCATTGCATTTGATTCAGCAGGTGCGTGATGAGGCCCATCGTTTTGCGATTACTAAACATCGTGCTAAACGTGATAAACGCCGTAGTACCTCAGTTTTGGAAGCAATTCCAGGGTTGGGTCCAAAGCGTCGTCGTGATTTATTAACTCATTTTGGCGGGATTCAGGGCGTTTTAAAAGCATCTGAAAAAGAGCTTACTCTTGTGCCCGGTTTTGGTGAAATGATGGCAAGAACGATTTATAAAATTCTGCATGAATAA
- a CDS encoding transposase: MNNKEFVKKLINTVSDEYIDTYQQIYSSTLIDNKIKKDPYWFDALTFYQSLSQKDKETLFKIIKQTTIDTTSTILGIIDGPVSLNQISGDFTLTYTENEKTVILNGDLQDEFLTQITERNRSQ; this comes from the coding sequence ATGAATAATAAAGAATTTGTCAAAAAACTTATAAATACTGTTTCAGATGAATATATCGATACTTATCAACAGATTTATTCATCTACCTTAATCGATAATAAAATTAAAAAAGATCCCTACTGGTTTGATGCTCTCACTTTTTATCAATCTTTATCTCAAAAAGATAAGGAAACCTTATTTAAAATCATTAAACAGACTACTATTGATACTACAAGTACAATTTTAGGGATTATTGATGGTCCTGTGAGCTTAAATCAGATCTCTGGTGACTTTACACTGACATATACAGAAAATGAGAAGACAGTAATTTTAAATGGAGATCTACAAGATGAATTCCTTACCCAAATAACAGAAAGAAACAGATCACAATGA
- the lpxO gene encoding lipid A hydroxylase LpxO — translation MIKWIILAIFVISALYIQHRGKVRHSFYRQFFDHSTLLAPINFLMYIFSKVPNQPYIDTQHFKDLKVLDENWEMIRDEAKALYDQGGIKASSTYNDLGFNSFFKTGWKRFYLKWYESSHPSAAELCPKTTALLKTLPTIKAAMFTELAPDSRLVRHRDPYAGSLRYHLGLITPNDDRCFIDVDGERYSWRDGQSVVFDETYIHYAENKTDRNRIIFFADVERPMKVKWMERFNHWFGRNVMTAASSPNETGDQTGGLNKAFGYVYQIRIKAKALKAKNRKLYYFLKWFLMLGIFFLIFVRPYVF, via the coding sequence ATGATTAAGTGGATCATATTAGCGATTTTTGTGATATCAGCATTGTATATCCAACATCGCGGCAAAGTGCGTCACTCGTTTTATCGTCAATTTTTTGACCATTCAACCTTGCTCGCACCGATTAACTTTTTAATGTACATCTTTTCAAAGGTGCCGAATCAACCTTATATCGACACACAGCATTTTAAAGATTTAAAAGTGCTGGATGAAAATTGGGAAATGATTCGTGATGAAGCGAAAGCTTTATATGACCAAGGTGGGATTAAAGCCTCAAGTACTTATAATGACTTAGGTTTTAACTCATTCTTTAAAACAGGTTGGAAGCGTTTTTACCTCAAATGGTATGAATCGAGTCATCCATCTGCTGCTGAGCTTTGCCCAAAAACTACAGCACTTCTTAAAACATTGCCGACAATTAAAGCAGCAATGTTTACCGAGCTTGCACCTGACAGCCGTTTGGTAAGACATCGTGATCCATATGCAGGTTCTTTGCGTTATCACTTAGGTCTAATTACACCAAATGATGACCGTTGTTTTATTGACGTCGATGGTGAAAGATATTCTTGGCGTGATGGTCAAAGTGTCGTGTTTGATGAAACTTATATTCACTATGCTGAAAATAAGACTGATCGAAACCGTATTATTTTCTTTGCAGATGTTGAACGTCCAATGAAAGTAAAATGGATGGAGCGTTTCAACCATTGGTTTGGTCGTAATGTGATGACTGCGGCAAGTTCACCGAATGAAACAGGCGACCAAACAGGTGGCTTAAATAAAGCTTTTGGTTATGTCTATCAAATTCGTATTAAAGCTAAGGCGTTAAAAGCTAAGAACCGTAAGTTGTATTACTTCTTGAAATGGTTCTTGATGCTTGGAATTTTCTTCCTGATTTTTGTACGACCATATGTATTTTAA
- a CDS encoding thioesterase family protein, with product MSLLQLFEEIKQKEWIEIPEGWLQGRTVFGGLVAGLLMQKAYCNIQDPNKRLLSCSVTFVGPVQQGPAQLTIEILREGKSVTTLETRLWQDGAVQTILVASFGVPRASNIEVRHEPIVPVYRQPEELQPIPFARQMPECYQHFDVCWAEGHYPVTGSQYADFGGWSRFNPDKHENRQMTLPDLIVLMDIWPPGVLPMFKQVAPASSLTWHITYVHPFQHQLCDWFKYKVVTEYAGEGYSTEYAHLWDQNDHLIAILRQTVTVFT from the coding sequence ATGTCATTACTGCAATTATTTGAAGAAATAAAACAAAAGGAATGGATTGAAATACCCGAAGGGTGGTTACAAGGGCGAACTGTTTTTGGTGGTCTTGTTGCTGGATTACTCATGCAAAAAGCCTACTGCAATATTCAAGATCCAAATAAAAGATTATTAAGTTGTAGTGTTACTTTCGTGGGTCCTGTACAACAGGGGCCCGCCCAATTGACTATTGAAATTTTAAGGGAAGGAAAGTCGGTCACTACGCTTGAAACCCGTTTATGGCAAGATGGTGCGGTACAAACGATTTTGGTCGCAAGCTTTGGTGTGCCGCGTGCGTCGAATATTGAAGTGCGACATGAGCCTATCGTTCCAGTTTATAGGCAACCTGAAGAGTTACAACCTATTCCTTTTGCTAGGCAAATGCCAGAATGCTATCAACATTTTGATGTATGCTGGGCGGAAGGTCATTATCCTGTTACAGGAAGTCAGTATGCTGACTTTGGAGGGTGGTCGAGATTTAATCCCGATAAGCATGAAAATCGTCAAATGACTTTGCCAGATTTAATTGTTTTGATGGATATTTGGCCACCTGGTGTATTGCCGATGTTTAAGCAAGTTGCTCCTGCAAGTTCTTTAACTTGGCACATTACCTATGTCCATCCGTTCCAACATCAATTGTGTGACTGGTTTAAATATAAAGTGGTAACCGAATATGCAGGTGAAGGTTATTCCACAGAATATGCCCATCTTTGGGACCAAAATGATCATTTAATTGCAATTTTACGGCAAACTGTTACGGTATTTACCTAA
- a CDS encoding CHAP domain-containing protein, which produces MAHAHHAAHAHVHHIEERKEESSQGDLKTKVMLRQAASTTEKSKRSKTQNHKTEDQNINLHKFSSKLESISANHSKEKCAKNIRIALQAAGADVSKHPVAASDWGHTLEKNGYKKIKPAFNRPQEGDIYIIERTSGHTYGHIAGYTGNGWFSDFRQKTYAVYKEKDVKYSYYRLDS; this is translated from the coding sequence ATGGCTCATGCTCATCACGCAGCTCATGCACATGTTCATCATATCGAAGAGAGAAAAGAAGAAAGTTCTCAAGGCGATTTAAAAACAAAAGTGATGTTAAGACAAGCAGCTTCGACAACTGAAAAATCTAAACGATCTAAAACTCAAAATCATAAAACTGAAGACCAAAATATTAATTTGCATAAGTTCTCAAGTAAGCTTGAAAGTATATCTGCCAACCATAGTAAAGAGAAATGCGCCAAAAATATTCGTATTGCTTTACAAGCAGCAGGCGCCGATGTGTCTAAGCATCCGGTAGCAGCTTCAGACTGGGGGCATACACTTGAGAAGAACGGTTATAAGAAAATTAAACCTGCTTTTAACCGTCCACAAGAAGGCGATATTTATATTATTGAGCGAACAAGTGGACACACTTATGGTCATATTGCAGGTTACACAGGCAATGGTTGGTTCTCAGATTTTCGTCAAAAAACCTATGCGGTCTATAAAGAAAAAGACGTTAAATATAGCTACTATCGTCTAGATTCTTAA
- the fadA gene encoding acetyl-CoA C-acyltransferase FadA, with translation MATLNPRDVVIVDGVRSAMGKTKNGMFRNVRADSLSAELVRALVARNQFDVNEVEDLIWGCVNQTLEQGMNIGRNIGLLADLPKTVAGQTVNRLCGSSMQALHTAAAQIATNQGDIFIIGGVEHMGHVGMMHGIDLNPEASKHYAKASNMMGLTAEMLGRMNGISREEQDAFGVESHRRAWAATQEGRFKNEIVGVEGHDANGFKILCDIDEVIRPDANLETFKALRPVFDPKGGTVTAATSSALSDGASAMLLMSAERAQALGLKPRAVIRSMAVAGCDAAIMGYGPVPATQKALKRAGLTMADIQTIELNEAFAAQGLSVMKGLGIYDKQDIINLNGGAIALGHPLGCSGARITTTLLNVMEQQDTQIGLATMCIGLGQGIATVIERV, from the coding sequence ATGGCTACTTTAAATCCACGTGACGTTGTCATCGTTGATGGCGTACGTTCTGCAATGGGTAAAACCAAAAACGGTATGTTCCGTAATGTACGTGCTGACAGCTTATCTGCTGAATTGGTTCGTGCACTCGTTGCTCGTAACCAGTTTGATGTAAACGAAGTTGAAGACCTAATCTGGGGCTGTGTAAACCAGACTCTAGAACAAGGTATGAATATTGGCCGTAACATCGGCTTATTGGCTGACTTACCAAAAACTGTAGCAGGTCAAACTGTAAACCGTCTTTGCGGTTCTTCTATGCAAGCGCTTCATACTGCTGCTGCACAGATTGCAACCAACCAAGGTGATATCTTCATTATTGGTGGTGTAGAGCACATGGGCCACGTAGGTATGATGCACGGCATCGACTTAAACCCAGAAGCATCTAAGCACTATGCGAAAGCCTCTAACATGATGGGCTTAACTGCTGAAATGTTAGGTCGCATGAATGGCATTAGCCGTGAAGAGCAAGACGCTTTTGGTGTTGAATCTCACCGCCGTGCTTGGGCTGCAACTCAAGAAGGCCGTTTCAAAAACGAAATCGTTGGTGTTGAAGGCCACGATGCAAATGGCTTTAAAATCCTTTGCGACATCGACGAAGTAATTCGTCCAGATGCAAACCTTGAAACGTTCAAAGCATTACGTCCTGTATTCGATCCGAAAGGTGGTACTGTAACTGCGGCTACATCTTCAGCTTTATCTGACGGTGCTTCTGCAATGTTGCTTATGTCTGCTGAACGCGCCCAAGCTTTAGGTTTAAAACCACGCGCTGTCATTCGCTCTATGGCTGTTGCAGGTTGTGATGCTGCAATCATGGGTTACGGTCCAGTTCCAGCAACTCAAAAAGCGCTTAAACGTGCTGGTTTAACGATGGCTGATATTCAAACTATCGAGTTAAACGAAGCATTCGCTGCTCAAGGCTTATCAGTAATGAAAGGCTTAGGTATTTATGACAAGCAAGACATCATTAACTTAAATGGTGGTGCGATTGCTTTGGGTCACCCACTAGGCTGTTCTGGTGCACGTATCACCACTACGTTGTTGAACGTAATGGAACAACAAGATACTCAAATCGGTCTTGCGACCATGTGTATCGGCCTTGGTCAAGGTATTGCAACAGTAATCGAACGTGTTTAA